One genomic region from Dehalobacter restrictus DSM 9455 encodes:
- a CDS encoding phosphoglycerate kinase — MNKIGIDEIDVKGKRVFVRVDFNVPMDDQQNITDDTRIRAALPTIRYLKENGAKVILASHLGRPKGKVNPKYSLAPAAAHLSILLDTEVKLAPDCIGPKVAALVEYMEDGQVLLLENVRFHEEEEKNDPDFARSLAGLADIYVNDAFGAAHRAHASTEGIAQHIPAYAGFLMKKEVDILGQVLGQPTRAFAAIIGGAKVSDKIGVIENLLKKVDVLIIGGGMANTFLKAQGLEVGKSLIEEDKVELAAELLRQAESTGVKLMLPQDVVVTLEFKADAPFRVTEVSNILPEEMALDIGPASAELFAEAILPAKTVIWNGPMGVFEMENFARGTEQIALALAGCQGTTIVGGGDSVAAVEKVGVAEKMTHISTGGGASLEFLEGKILPGVAVLKEKTEN; from the coding sequence ATGAATAAAATCGGAATCGATGAAATAGACGTAAAGGGAAAGCGTGTTTTCGTACGCGTGGATTTTAATGTGCCGATGGACGATCAGCAAAATATTACGGATGATACCAGAATCAGGGCTGCACTTCCGACGATTCGTTATCTGAAAGAAAACGGTGCTAAAGTCATTTTGGCTTCCCACCTCGGAAGACCCAAAGGCAAAGTCAATCCCAAATATTCACTGGCACCTGCAGCAGCCCATTTAAGCATTCTGTTGGACACCGAAGTGAAGCTCGCTCCTGATTGTATCGGGCCCAAGGTTGCAGCGCTGGTTGAATATATGGAAGATGGGCAGGTTTTGCTTCTGGAAAATGTCAGATTTCATGAGGAAGAGGAAAAGAATGACCCTGATTTTGCACGCAGCCTGGCCGGCTTAGCCGATATCTACGTGAATGACGCGTTTGGAGCGGCGCACCGGGCACATGCCTCAACTGAAGGGATAGCCCAACATATACCTGCTTATGCCGGATTCTTGATGAAAAAAGAAGTGGACATCCTTGGCCAGGTGCTCGGTCAGCCAACCAGAGCATTTGCTGCGATTATTGGTGGAGCGAAGGTCAGTGATAAAATCGGTGTCATAGAAAATCTGCTGAAAAAGGTGGATGTTCTGATCATCGGAGGCGGGATGGCCAATACGTTCCTGAAGGCCCAGGGGCTGGAAGTCGGGAAATCACTGATTGAAGAGGACAAGGTGGAACTGGCCGCCGAACTTCTCCGGCAGGCCGAAAGTACCGGCGTAAAATTAATGCTCCCGCAGGATGTAGTCGTTACGCTGGAGTTCAAAGCGGACGCCCCGTTCAGAGTTACAGAGGTCTCCAACATTCTTCCGGAAGAAATGGCTTTGGATATTGGCCCGGCAAGTGCTGAATTATTTGCAGAGGCGATTTTGCCTGCGAAGACTGTCATATGGAACGGCCCGATGGGCGTATTTGAAATGGAAAACTTTGCGCGGGGCACGGAACAAATCGCGCTGGCGCTGGCTGGATGCCAGGGAACAACGATTGTCGGAGGTGGGGACTCTGTTGCTGCTGTGGAAAAAGTAGGTGTGGCAGAAAAAATGACGCATATTTCTACCGGAGGGGGCGCTTCGCTCGAATTCCTGGAAGGAAAGATTCTGCCGGGTGTAGCAGTACTAAAAGAAAAAACTGAAAACTGA